In Fusarium oxysporum Fo47 chromosome IX, complete sequence, the following proteins share a genomic window:
- a CDS encoding uncharacterized protein (expressed protein), whose translation MCGYVLFLNLCGCYGGLLFETSCPQVYQEIHRINDPDAWTTEGLNELPFTLPDRCVAGWHNTRIILTRGVCCPRWWFECPSIVVPRYPYFYHPDNRQG comes from the coding sequence ATGTGCGGTTACGTTTTATTCCTAAATCTTTGCGGATGTTATGGCGGGCTCCTTTTCGAAACATCCTGCCCCCAAGTATACCAAGAAATCCACCGAATCAATGATCCAGATGCCTGGACAACAGAGGGTCTGAACGAGCTCCCCTTCACTCTCCCCGATCGTTGTGTTGCTGGCTGGCACAACACACGGATAATTCTGACACGTGGCGTTTGTTGCCCTCGATGGTGGTTCGAATGCCCTTCTATTGTGGTTCCTCGATACCCTTATTTCTACCATCCGGACAACAGACAAGGttga
- a CDS encoding alkaline-phosphatase-like protein, which yields MANESDPLLSGSGDGRSDAQADKAARNSRLRELGLFAWALIATAAVIVVAIWTQHEQQTKHDHNTPASKRNLVFMVSDGMGPAPLSLTRSFRQHVEELPFGDTLTLDKHFWGTSRTRSSSSLVTDSAAGATAFSCGKKTYNGAISTLPSHDPCGTVLEAAKRAGYHTGLVVTTKIEDATPACFNSHVVLREMEDEIALQQIGEGVLGRTVDLMLGGGRCNFLPNSTEGSCRADDTDVIKIAKEKHNWTYTDSRAGFDALKGGNNVKLPFLGLFAPTDIPFEIDRRNHNDVYPSLSEMAKTALRALEKATEKSDKGFFIMIEGSRIDHAGHINDPAAQVHEVLEYDKTFQAVLDFIKESKTETVLVATSDHETGGLATAIQEPGHLPVYNWYPKALANATASAEWLHAKLNTHLASDSSIKKNKEKLKKYINEELIVRGLGISNASDKEITTIADHPESALVLFSALISLRAHVGWSTHGHTAVDVNIYSSGGPGTESIRGNVENTDVGKYLREYLEVDVDAITSELKEKMSKVNVQDVGMEGLDDVWSLGNKYHAIEV from the exons ATG GCCAACGAAAGCGATCCTCTCTTGTCCGGCTCCGGTGACGGCCGCTCCGATGCTCAGGCCGATAAGGCCGCCCGGAACTCGCGACTCCGTGAACTCGGCCTCTTTGCCTGGGCTCTGATTGCCACTGCTGCTGTCATTGTTGTTGCTATCTGGACTCAGCATGAGCAACAAACCAAGCATGATCACAACACGCCCGCTTCTAAGCGAAACCTCGTCTTCATGGTGTCAGACGGAATGGGCCCTGCACCTTTGTCCTTGACGCGTAGCTTCCGACAACACGTGGAAGAGCTTCCCTTCGGTGATACCCTCACTCTCGATAAGCATTTCTGGGGCACGAGCCGGACTCGCTCCAGCAGTTCCCTGGTTACAGACAGTGCTGCCGGTGCTACAGCCTTCTCCTGTGGCAAGAAGACCTACAATGGTGCTATCTCTACACTCCCTAGCCACGATCCTTGTGGAACAGTCCTAGAAGCTGCCAAGCGTGCTGGATATCATACTGGACTTGTTGTCACAACAAAGATTGAG GATGCGACTCCAGCCTGCTTCAACTCCCACGTGGTCCTCCGCGAGATGGAAGACGAGATTGCTCTTCAACAGATCGGAGAAGGTGTCCTGGGCCGAACTGTTGATCTGATGCTTGGTGGTGGTCGCTGCAACTTCTTGCCCAACAGCACAGAGGGCAGCTGCCGAGCCGACGACACGGATGTGATCAAGATTGCAAAGGAAAAGCACAACTGGACCTACACCGACAGTCGCGCTGGCTTTGACGCTCTCAAGGGTGGCAACAACGTCAAGCTGCCTTTCCTCGGACTCTTTGCCCCAACTGACATCCCCTTTGAGATTGACCGCCGAAACCACAACGACGTCTACCCCTCGCTGAGCGAAATGGCCAAAACTGCTCTTCGCGCTCTTGAGAAGGCTACCGAGAAGAGTGACAAgggcttcttcatcatgatcgaGGGTAGCCGAATTGACCATGCCGGTCATATCAACGATCCTGCAGCTCAGGTCCACGAGGTTCTTGAGTATGACAAGACATTCCAAGCTGTTCTTGATTTCATCAAGGAAAGCAAGACTGAAACTGTTCTTGTCGCAACCAGCGATCATGAAACTGGTGGTCTTGCCACTGCGATTCAGGAACCCGGTCACCTCCCTGTCTACAACTGGTACCCCAAGGCCCTCGCGAATGCTACCGCTTCGGCTGAGTGGCTTCACGCCAAGCTCAACACACACCTCGCCTCTGATTCCagcatcaagaagaacaaggagaagctAAAGAAGTACATTAACGAGGAACTCATCGTCCGCGGTCTTGGTATCTCCAATGCCTCTGACAAGGAGATCACCACCATTGCCGATCACCCTGAGAGCGCCCTTGTCCTCTTCTCAGCTCTCATCTCCCTGCGCGCCCACGTCGGTTGGAGTACCCACGGCCACACTGCCGTCGACGTCAATATCTACAGTTCTGGTGGCCCGGGAACAGAAAGCATCCGTGGTAATGTTGAGAACACCGATGTTGGCAAATATCTACGGGAGTATCTTGAGGTTGACGTTGACGCGATCACCTCGGAACTCAAGGAAAAGATGAGCAAGGTTAATGTCCAAGATGTTGGCATGGAAGGACTCGATGACGTTTGGTCTCTCGGCAACAAGTACCATGCTATTGAGGTCTAA